The nucleotide window CTTGCCCGGCTCGGGCTCGGCCGAGCGCAATTCACCGGCGAGCAAGCCCCGCAACGGTGGATCCAAGCCATGAGACGCACCGCGTCCGCCCCCGAACCCCGCGCGGGCATGCTGGTGTGCGTCTGCGACCCGCAGCTCGACGCCCCCGCCAACGACAACGGGCCGCGTCCCGTCTCCACCTTCGGCCTGGCCCTAGGCTTCGCCTTCGCCGTGCTGGCGCAGACCGTGGCCTCCGCCGCCCTGCCGCTCGCCGGCGCCCAGCTGGCGCCGCGTCCGGAACTGGTGACCTGGCCGTTCGCGGCCATGCTGCTGGGGGCTGCGCTCGCCTCCTTCCCGGCGTCCTTCCTGCGTGACGCGTTCGGCCGGCGCACCGGGTTTGCGCTCGGCGCGTCGCTGGGCATCGCCGGCGGGGCGCTTTTGGTGGCGGCGCTGATCCAGCGCCAGTTCGCCTGGGCCTGCCTGGGAGCCCTGTGGCTCGGCATGGCGCAGGGCTTCTCCTTCTTCTACCGGCACGAGGCCGCCGCCGCGAGCGGGCGGCCCGCCGCCGCCACGGCCGGCGTGCTGGCGGGTGGCGTCGCCGCCGCCTTTGCCGGGCCGACGCTGGCCGGCTTCGCCGAACAGCTTGCCGCACCTTATTTCCTGGTGGGCGCGGCGGCGCTGGCGGCCCTGGCGCACACCTGTTCCCTCGGGGTCGCGGTGACGCTCGCGTCCGACCCGACCACCGTGTTCCATCCCAAGGCCAAGGCGCCCCTCTCCGCCATCCTGTGGCCGACCCTGGTGGGCGGCGCGGCCTGGTTCGGCATGAACACTGTCATGTCCGGCGCGCCTCTGGCGCTGGTGGGCTGCGGCATCGGTGGGGCCGCCGTGTTCGGTTTCATCGCCTTGCACGTGGCCGCCATGTATGCGCCCGCCGTGCCGCTGGCCTTCGTGGGAGATCGTGTGCCGCCGCTGGTGATCGCAGTGGCCGGCGCGCTGCTGGTGGCCATCGGCATCCCGCTCCAGAGCCTGGGCACGCCGGAGACCATCACCGTTGCCCTCATCTGTGTGGGGGCCGGCTGGTCGATAGCAACCGTGGGCGCGACGGCGTGGATCTATCGGGCCGGCCAGCCCAGCCGCCTCGCTTTGGCGCTGCATGATGGCGGCCTGTTCTTCGGCGCCATCTGCGGCGCGCTGCTGGGCTATGTTCTGGCCTGACGGCTTGGCCGGAGTGTGCGCCAGACGGTAGGAAGGCGGGATCGCCCAATGGCCGGGAGCCCGCCTTGACCCATCCCTTCTCGCTGGACGGCCAGACCGCCCTCGTCACCGGCTCGGTGGCCGGCCTCGGCTATGAGATCGCGACCGCCCTCGCGCTGGCGGGGGCCCATGTGCTGGTGAACGGCCGCGACGCCGCCCGCCTCGGCCCGGCGGTGACCGCCATCATCCGCAAGGGCGGCAAGGCCGAGCCGTTCGTGCTCGACGTGTGCGATGCCGAGGCGGTCACCAAGGCCATCGCGGCGGCGCCGCCCATCCATATCCTCGTCAACAACGCCGGCGCCCGCGACCGGCGCGGCTTCCTCGACATGGAGGACGCCGCGTTCCGCCGACTCGTGGAGCTGGACCTGTTCGCCCCCGCCCATCTCACGCGGGAGGTGGCCAAAGCCATGGTGGCGCGCGGCAAGGGCGGGCGTATCATCAACATCACCTCCATCGCCGGGCCGCTGTCGCGGGCGGGGGATGCCGCCTACACCACCGCGAAGGGCGGGTTGGAGGCGCTGACACGGGCGCTCGCCGCCGATCTCGGGCCGCACGCCATCACGGTGAACGCCATCGCGCCAGGCTATTTCCTCACCGAGCCCAATGCCGAGCTGGCCCGCGACCAGGCGGTGGGGGAATGGCTGTCGCGCCGCACCTCGCTTGCCCGCTGGGGGCGGCCGGACGAGGTGGCGGGGGCGGCGGTGTTCCTCGCCTCGCCCGCCGCTTCCTATGTCACCGGTCATGTGC belongs to Xanthobacter autotrophicus Py2 and includes:
- a CDS encoding short-chain dehydrogenase/reductase SDR (PFAM: short-chain dehydrogenase/reductase SDR; KR domain protein~KEGG: rru:Rru_A2747 short-chain dehydrogenase/reductase SDR) — encoded protein: MTHPFSLDGQTALVTGSVAGLGYEIATALALAGAHVLVNGRDAARLGPAVTAIIRKGGKAEPFVLDVCDAEAVTKAIAAAPPIHILVNNAGARDRRGFLDMEDAAFRRLVELDLFAPAHLTREVAKAMVARGKGGRIINITSIAGPLSRAGDAAYTTAKGGLEALTRALAADLGPHAITVNAIAPGYFLTEPNAELARDQAVGEWLSRRTSLARWGRPDEVAGAAVFLASPAASYVTGHVLAVDGGYMAHF
- a CDS encoding major facilitator superfamily MFS_1 (PFAM: major facilitator superfamily MFS_1~KEGG: tbd:Tbd_2733 MFS permease), which translates into the protein MRRTASAPEPRAGMLVCVCDPQLDAPANDNGPRPVSTFGLALGFAFAVLAQTVASAALPLAGAQLAPRPELVTWPFAAMLLGAALASFPASFLRDAFGRRTGFALGASLGIAGGALLVAALIQRQFAWACLGALWLGMAQGFSFFYRHEAAAASGRPAAATAGVLAGGVAAAFAGPTLAGFAEQLAAPYFLVGAAALAALAHTCSLGVAVTLASDPTTVFHPKAKAPLSAILWPTLVGGAAWFGMNTVMSGAPLALVGCGIGGAAVFGFIALHVAAMYAPAVPLAFVGDRVPPLVIAVAGALLVAIGIPLQSLGTPETITVALICVGAGWSIATVGATAWIYRAGQPSRLALALHDGGLFFGAICGALLGYVLA